From Gammaproteobacteria bacterium, a single genomic window includes:
- a CDS encoding ABC transporter ATP-binding protein, which translates to MNALVIEQLRKVYPNGIEALKGIDLTVREGDFFALLGPNGAGKTTLIGILTSLVTKTSGRISIFGHDFDRQREAAKSLIGVVPQEVNLNLFERNLNTLVNQAGYYGVPSRIARARAEKYLKALHLWDRRNDIARNLSGGMKRRLMIARALIHEPKLLILDEPTAGVDIEIRRSMWDLMRDINASGVTIILTTHYLEEAESLCRNIAIIDEGRIIENDTMSNVISKLQREAFVLTLDEPIHEAPALNGYPVRLRNEHEIEVEVAKEQGLNRMFEELSARSLHVVSMRTKTNRLEELFIRLVEGKREEGRQ; encoded by the coding sequence ATGAACGCGTTGGTCATCGAACAGCTGCGCAAGGTCTACCCGAACGGGATCGAGGCGCTGAAGGGCATCGACCTCACGGTCCGCGAAGGCGATTTCTTCGCGCTCCTCGGCCCGAACGGCGCCGGAAAAACGACCCTGATCGGCATCCTCACGTCGCTCGTGACGAAGACGAGCGGGCGCATCTCGATTTTCGGCCACGACTTCGACCGCCAGCGCGAGGCGGCGAAGTCGTTGATCGGCGTCGTGCCGCAGGAGGTCAATCTCAACCTGTTCGAGCGCAATCTGAACACGCTCGTGAACCAGGCGGGCTACTACGGCGTGCCGTCCCGGATCGCGCGGGCGCGGGCCGAGAAATACCTGAAGGCGCTGCACCTGTGGGACCGCCGCAACGACATCGCGCGTAATCTGTCGGGCGGCATGAAGCGCCGCCTGATGATCGCGCGCGCGCTGATCCACGAGCCGAAGCTGCTGATCCTCGACGAGCCGACCGCCGGAGTCGACATCGAGATTCGCCGCTCGATGTGGGATCTGATGCGCGACATCAATGCGAGCGGCGTCACGATCATCCTCACCACGCATTACCTCGAGGAGGCCGAGAGCCTCTGCCGCAACATCGCGATCATCGACGAAGGGCGCATCATCGAGAACGACACGATGTCGAACGTCATCTCCAAGCTGCAGCGGGAGGCGTTCGTCCTGACGCTCGACGAGCCTATTCACGAGGCACCGGCGCTGAACGGTTACCCCGTGAGGCTGCGCAACGAGCACGAGATCGAGGTCGAGGTCGCGAAGGAGCAGGGATTGAACAGGATGTTCGAGGAGCTCAGCGCTCGCTCGCTGCACGTCGTCAGCATGCGCACGAAGACGAATCGGCTCGAGGAGCTGTTCATCCGTCTCGTGGAAGGCAAGCGCGAGGAGGGGCGGCAATGA
- a CDS encoding NRDE family protein — protein MCLIAVAYRAAARYPLIVAANRDESHARPTAPAAWWPDAPDVLGGRDLTAGGTWLAIDRAGRFAAVTNLREPEPSVTATRRSRGLLVTDFLTGALPASAFARAAFQDGARFGPFNMLLLDAASFHYTSNRAAPRALDPGLHVLGNGKPGTEWPKIARARTRLAELLDERDPSEALFAMLAERSAPVDGYDDAQVSLFQLNPAWGTRSSTVLLVDASGRARFRERSFDAAGEPTGEVEVEFAVTPSRHRAAR, from the coding sequence ATGTGCCTGATCGCAGTCGCCTATCGAGCCGCCGCGAGGTACCCGCTGATCGTCGCGGCGAACCGCGACGAAAGCCACGCACGCCCGACGGCGCCCGCCGCCTGGTGGCCGGACGCGCCGGACGTGCTCGGCGGCCGGGATCTCACCGCGGGCGGCACGTGGCTCGCGATCGACCGCGCAGGCCGCTTCGCGGCCGTCACCAATCTTCGCGAGCCCGAGCCGAGCGTCACCGCGACCCGGCGATCGCGCGGCCTTCTCGTCACCGACTTCCTCACGGGCGCCCTGCCCGCTTCGGCGTTCGCGCGCGCCGCATTCCAGGACGGCGCGCGCTTCGGGCCGTTCAACATGCTGCTGCTCGACGCAGCCTCGTTCCACTACACCAGTAACCGCGCGGCCCCGCGCGCGCTCGATCCCGGCTTGCACGTGCTCGGCAACGGGAAGCCGGGCACCGAGTGGCCGAAGATCGCCCGCGCCCGAACGCGGCTCGCGGAGCTCCTCGACGAGCGCGACCCGAGCGAGGCGCTGTTCGCGATGCTCGCCGAGCGCAGCGCTCCCGTCGATGGCTACGACGATGCGCAGGTGTCGCTGTTTCAGCTGAATCCCGCCTGGGGCACACGCAGCTCGACCGTGCTCCTCGTGGACGCTTCCGGCCGCGCGCGGTTCCGAGAGCGGAGCTTCGATGCGGCCGGCGAGCCGACGGGCGAGGTCGAGGTCGAGTTCGCCGTGACGCCGAGCCGGCACCGCGCCGCGCGCTGA
- the argB gene encoding acetylglutamate kinase: MPRLSGTERTIAVTALRHAVPYIRMYKRKVFVLKAGGDAFTSPESTRALMEQIGILHQVGIRVVVVHGGGPQATRLSERLGLETAIVDGRRVTDAATLDVATMVLNGEINTRLLAACRELGVPAVGISGVDGGLIRARRRPPVERNGSTIDYGFVGDIERVEPAVISKLLDDDLVPIVSPLSADDSGTLLNINADTVAAAIACALQAEKLVLATGVPGILESLDDPGSLISYVDRAGLARLRDEGKLKDGMLPKVAAIEKALAGGVRRVHVISYALPDSLLLEVFTNEGTGTMVVDDIEHLSPAEQQA, from the coding sequence ATGCCGAGACTGAGCGGAACGGAGCGGACGATCGCCGTCACCGCGCTGCGGCACGCGGTGCCGTACATCCGGATGTACAAGCGGAAGGTCTTCGTGCTGAAGGCCGGCGGCGACGCGTTCACGTCGCCCGAATCCACGCGCGCGCTGATGGAGCAGATCGGCATCCTGCATCAGGTCGGCATTCGCGTCGTCGTCGTGCACGGGGGCGGGCCGCAGGCGACCCGGCTCTCCGAGCGCCTCGGGCTCGAGACCGCGATCGTCGACGGTCGGCGCGTGACCGACGCGGCGACGCTCGACGTCGCCACGATGGTCCTGAACGGCGAGATCAACACGCGCCTCCTCGCGGCGTGCCGGGAGCTCGGCGTGCCGGCCGTCGGCATCAGCGGCGTGGACGGCGGGCTCATCCGCGCGCGCCGGCGTCCGCCCGTGGAGCGCAACGGGTCGACGATCGACTACGGCTTCGTCGGCGACATCGAGCGGGTCGAGCCGGCCGTGATCTCGAAGCTGCTCGACGACGACCTCGTGCCGATCGTGAGCCCGCTGTCCGCGGACGACTCGGGGACGCTGCTCAACATCAATGCGGACACCGTGGCCGCGGCGATCGCGTGCGCGCTCCAGGCGGAGAAGCTCGTGCTCGCCACCGGCGTCCCCGGCATCCTCGAGTCGCTCGACGATCCCGGCTCGCTGATCTCCTACGTCGATCGCGCGGGGCTCGCGCGGCTGCGCGACGAAGGCAAGCTGAAGGACGGGATGCTGCCGAAGGTCGCCGCGATCGAGAAGGCCCTCGCCGGCGGCGTGCGGCGCGTGCACGTGATCTCGTATGCGCTGCCGGACAGCCTGCTGCTCGAGGTGTTCACGAACGAAGGCACCGGCACGATGGTCGTCGACGACATCGAGCACCTGAGCCCGGCCGAGCAGCAGGCGTAG
- a CDS encoding N-acetylornithine carbamoyltransferase produces the protein MKRFNDLADFSTDEIRSLLDLADRLEKRPEPRALEGKVLSLLFLSPSLRTLASFQAAMVRLGGGAFVISPEMSIHGLESRQGIVMDGVAAEHVREAVPVIASYGDAIGIRAFAKRLNLADDLADREFGELAALAGDKPMINMESAINHPCQSLADWKTMDDLDVPAEGGRFVLSWAYHPKPLPLAVPAATVHMAAARGMEVVVLRPPGFELPDAIMSKARAAAEASGGRVIETEDRREAMEGAHVIYAKSWSSTRCYTDRLGDKALREERVDWCVDEPWFENAQPDCRFMHCLPVRRGVVVADRILDGPRSIVVREAHNRMLVQMAVLHTMLKG, from the coding sequence ATGAAGCGCTTTAACGACCTGGCCGACTTCTCGACCGACGAAATCCGCAGCCTGCTCGACCTCGCGGACCGGCTCGAGAAGCGCCCGGAGCCGCGGGCGCTCGAAGGCAAGGTCCTGTCGCTGTTGTTCCTCAGCCCGTCGCTGCGGACGCTCGCGTCGTTTCAAGCCGCGATGGTCCGTCTCGGCGGCGGCGCGTTCGTGATCTCGCCCGAAATGTCGATCCACGGCCTCGAGTCGCGGCAGGGCATCGTCATGGACGGCGTCGCGGCCGAGCACGTCCGCGAGGCCGTGCCGGTGATCGCGTCGTACGGCGACGCGATCGGCATCCGCGCGTTCGCGAAACGCTTGAATCTCGCCGACGACCTGGCCGACCGCGAGTTCGGCGAGCTCGCGGCGCTCGCCGGCGACAAGCCGATGATCAACATGGAGTCGGCGATCAACCACCCGTGCCAGAGCCTCGCGGACTGGAAGACGATGGACGATCTGGACGTGCCCGCCGAAGGCGGCCGCTTCGTCCTTTCGTGGGCCTATCATCCGAAGCCGCTGCCGCTCGCCGTGCCCGCCGCCACGGTCCACATGGCGGCCGCACGGGGAATGGAGGTCGTCGTGCTGCGGCCGCCCGGATTCGAGCTGCCGGACGCGATCATGAGCAAGGCGCGGGCCGCGGCGGAAGCGTCGGGCGGGCGCGTGATCGAGACCGAGGATCGGCGCGAGGCGATGGAAGGCGCGCACGTGATCTACGCGAAGTCGTGGTCGTCCACGCGCTGCTACACGGACCGGCTCGGCGACAAGGCGCTGCGCGAGGAGCGGGTCGACTGGTGCGTCGACGAGCCGTGGTTCGAGAACGCGCAGCCCGATTGCCGCTTCATGCACTGTCTGCCGGTGCGGCGCGGCGTCGTCGTCGCCGACCGCATCCTCGACGGTCCGCGGAGCATCGTGGTCCGCGAGGCGCACAACCGCATGCTCGTGCAGATGGCCGTGCTCCACACGATGCTGAAGGGATGA
- a CDS encoding aminotransferase class III-fold pyridoxal phosphate-dependent enzyme — MATTGRRRGAHLDEVYPTLPFTPVSGRGAWLEDESGRRVVDFYGGHAVAALGYGHPRLTEAIARQAAALHFQSNVLPLAVRDEAAERLAAFAPRGLDRVFFVNSGAEANENALRVAIKITGRTKIVAVEHSFHGRTAAAGAATWGSKSWYAFPRTPFDVVFVPRNDVAALHAAVDDRTAAVIAEPVQGLAGAFDLATDFLRAARQACDRHDALLILDEVQSGMGRLGTPFGADLHRVQPDLLTTAKGIAGGFPCGALIMTPSIAAELRPGQLGTTFGGGPLACAAIIAVIDAIEQERLLDNVRALSALIRETCIVGPVRGIQGAGFLLGLKTAPPAAKVRDALLARGVLTGTSTDPHVLRLLPPLVLEREHVTLLARALGELTDEAL, encoded by the coding sequence ATGGCGACGACCGGGCGCCGGCGCGGCGCGCATCTCGACGAGGTCTATCCGACGCTGCCGTTCACGCCGGTCTCCGGGCGCGGTGCGTGGCTCGAGGACGAGTCCGGGCGGCGCGTCGTGGATTTCTACGGCGGGCATGCGGTCGCCGCGCTCGGCTATGGCCATCCGCGCCTGACGGAGGCGATCGCGCGCCAGGCGGCGGCTTTGCACTTCCAGAGCAACGTGCTGCCGCTCGCCGTGCGCGACGAGGCGGCCGAGCGGCTCGCCGCATTCGCGCCGCGCGGCCTCGATCGCGTGTTCTTCGTGAACAGCGGCGCGGAGGCGAACGAGAACGCCCTGCGCGTCGCGATCAAGATCACGGGCCGGACGAAGATCGTCGCCGTGGAGCACTCGTTTCACGGCCGCACGGCCGCGGCCGGCGCCGCGACCTGGGGCTCGAAGTCCTGGTACGCGTTTCCGCGCACGCCGTTCGACGTCGTTTTCGTCCCGCGCAACGACGTCGCCGCGCTGCACGCCGCGGTCGACGACCGCACCGCGGCCGTGATCGCGGAGCCCGTGCAAGGCCTCGCCGGCGCATTCGATCTCGCCACGGACTTCCTGCGCGCCGCCCGTCAGGCTTGCGACCGGCACGACGCGCTGCTCATTCTCGACGAGGTCCAGTCCGGGATGGGCCGGCTCGGCACGCCGTTCGGCGCGGACCTGCATCGCGTGCAGCCCGATCTCCTGACGACCGCGAAAGGGATCGCCGGGGGCTTTCCGTGCGGCGCGCTGATCATGACCCCTTCGATCGCCGCGGAGCTCCGGCCGGGGCAGCTCGGGACGACGTTCGGCGGCGGGCCGCTCGCGTGCGCTGCGATCATCGCCGTGATCGACGCGATCGAGCAGGAGCGCCTGCTCGACAATGTGCGCGCGCTCTCCGCCCTGATCCGCGAGACCTGCATCGTGGGCCCGGTGCGCGGAATTCAAGGCGCGGGCTTCCTCCTCGGGCTGAAGACCGCGCCGCCGGCCGCGAAGGTGCGCGACGCGCTCCTTGCACGGGGCGTTTTGACCGGGACGAGCACCGACCCGCACGTGCTGCGGCTCCTGCCGCCGCTCGTCCTCGAGCGTGAGCACGTGACGCTGTTGGCGCGAGCCTTGGGAGAGCTGACCGATGAAGCGCTTTAA
- a CDS encoding ABC transporter permease: protein MINLVGLLTIVKKEVRRVLRIWLQTIIPPAITMTLYFIIFGSLIGRRIGEMDGVPYTTFIAPGLVMMSVITNSFGNVVSSFFSGKLQLHLEEMLVSPLSYVTIVIGYVVGGVVRGLLVGALVMVVALFFTDLYVVHPLVTIATVVLTAATFSLGGLINAIFAKTFDDISIIPTFVLAPLTYLGGVFFSIALLSPFWQSVALANPILYMVNAFRYGMLGTSDVPLGAAFAIIIGALAALFAVALVLLHRGTGIRH from the coding sequence ATGATCAACCTCGTCGGGCTCCTCACGATCGTCAAGAAGGAGGTGCGCAGGGTACTGCGGATCTGGCTGCAGACGATCATCCCGCCGGCGATCACGATGACGCTCTACTTCATCATCTTCGGCAGCCTCATCGGCCGGCGAATCGGCGAGATGGACGGCGTGCCGTACACGACCTTCATTGCGCCCGGCCTCGTCATGATGTCGGTCATCACGAACTCGTTCGGCAACGTCGTGTCTTCGTTCTTCTCCGGCAAGCTGCAGCTGCACCTCGAGGAGATGCTCGTGTCGCCGTTGTCGTACGTGACGATCGTGATCGGGTACGTCGTCGGCGGCGTCGTGCGCGGGCTCCTCGTCGGCGCGCTCGTGATGGTCGTCGCGCTCTTCTTCACGGACCTCTACGTCGTGCACCCCCTCGTGACGATCGCCACCGTCGTGCTCACGGCGGCGACGTTCTCGCTGGGCGGGCTGATCAACGCGATCTTCGCGAAGACTTTCGACGACATCTCGATCATTCCGACGTTCGTCCTCGCGCCGTTGACGTATCTCGGCGGCGTGTTCTTCTCGATCGCGCTGCTGTCGCCGTTCTGGCAGAGCGTCGCGCTCGCGAACCCGATCCTCTACATGGTGAACGCGTTCCGCTACGGGATGCTGGGAACGTCGGATGTCCCGCTCGGAGCCGCATTCGCGATCATCATCGGCGCGCTCGCGGCCCTCTTCGCCGTCGCGCTGGTGCTGTTGCACCGCGGCACCGGCATCCGCCACTAG
- the argC gene encoding N-acetyl-gamma-glutamyl-phosphate reductase, with protein sequence MRTWPVILLGGSGYVAGEMLRLLAQHPQLELAAAVSTSQAGEPIASAFGHLAGAYPDQCFVSLDAAVERLREAEHWVLLSAAPHGASAEVVAQLLDAAEAAGVGITAVDASADFRFEDPEAYARIYGHPHAAPARLAEFSCALPEHLAAIDTPHAAHPGCFATSMLLGIVPLVAADVVTPDFFVSAITGSTGAGRTPRDTTHHPMRHNNLFAYQALKHRHAPEVRALAERATRRAIGLRFVPHSGPFSRGIYATIFAQLKSGATAGDAHDALDEYYREAHFVRVLREPPRMKDIVASNYAALSVSVDGDALVVHSAVDNLIKGAAGGSIQWVNRLLGLPEPLGLTAPTAGWV encoded by the coding sequence ATGAGGACCTGGCCCGTCATCCTTCTCGGCGGCTCGGGCTACGTCGCCGGCGAGATGCTGAGGCTCCTCGCGCAGCACCCGCAGCTCGAGCTCGCCGCTGCGGTCTCGACGAGCCAGGCCGGAGAGCCGATCGCGTCCGCGTTCGGGCATCTCGCGGGCGCGTATCCGGATCAGTGTTTCGTCTCGCTCGACGCGGCGGTGGAGCGTCTGCGCGAGGCGGAGCACTGGGTGCTCCTCTCGGCCGCACCGCACGGCGCCTCCGCCGAGGTCGTCGCGCAGCTGCTCGACGCGGCGGAGGCCGCCGGCGTCGGGATCACGGCCGTGGATGCGTCTGCGGACTTCCGCTTCGAGGATCCGGAAGCGTACGCGCGGATTTACGGCCATCCGCATGCGGCGCCGGCCCGGCTTGCGGAGTTCAGCTGCGCGCTGCCCGAGCACCTCGCGGCGATCGATACGCCGCACGCGGCGCACCCCGGCTGCTTCGCCACGTCGATGCTGCTCGGCATCGTGCCGCTCGTCGCGGCCGACGTCGTGACGCCGGACTTCTTCGTCAGCGCGATCACCGGAAGCACCGGCGCGGGGCGCACGCCGCGCGATACCACGCATCATCCGATGCGCCACAACAATCTGTTCGCGTACCAGGCCCTGAAGCACCGCCACGCGCCCGAGGTCCGCGCGCTGGCCGAGCGCGCGACGCGGCGTGCGATCGGCTTGCGGTTCGTGCCCCATTCCGGGCCTTTCTCGCGCGGCATCTACGCGACGATCTTCGCGCAGCTGAAATCGGGCGCCACGGCGGGCGACGCGCACGACGCGCTCGACGAGTACTACCGGGAAGCGCATTTCGTCCGCGTGCTGCGCGAGCCGCCGAGGATGAAGGACATCGTCGCGAGCAACTACGCGGCGCTCAGCGTGAGCGTCGACGGCGACGCCCTCGTCGTGCATTCGGCCGTCGACAATCTGATCAAGGGAGCTGCAGGAGGCAGCATACAATGGGTGAATCGACTGCTCGGGTTGCCGGAGCCGCTCGGGCTCACGGCGCCCACGGCCGGGTGGGTGTGA
- a CDS encoding general secretion pathway protein GspB, with the protein MSFILDALRKSESERQQDARPSITRIPDAVPARPLPRWAIGTIAGLAAAVLFLAVAWWQGIEPAADGRTVGGGAASEPATVRAPLPPPQRKAADEPLPPTSAGLRAASEISPAGGTAPAESRTMREGSGLSSLREAVASAQSPETAAARSPETTAAPAEAGDARPAIDPFAPSYYAMAEQLGLPALRLELHGYSDDPAKRFVFINGKRYREGDTLAEGPRIVGIDARGVVLLAGGRQLRLMQQ; encoded by the coding sequence GTGTCCTTCATTCTCGATGCGTTGAGAAAATCGGAGAGCGAGCGCCAGCAGGACGCGCGCCCGAGCATTACCCGAATTCCGGACGCGGTACCGGCGCGTCCTCTGCCCCGCTGGGCGATCGGCACGATCGCCGGGCTCGCCGCCGCGGTGCTCTTTCTCGCGGTCGCATGGTGGCAGGGCATCGAGCCCGCCGCCGACGGCCGAACGGTCGGGGGCGGCGCGGCTTCGGAGCCCGCGACGGTCCGCGCGCCGCTTCCGCCGCCGCAGCGGAAGGCGGCCGACGAGCCCCTGCCGCCGACGAGCGCCGGCCTCCGGGCGGCGAGCGAAATTTCACCGGCAGGGGGAACCGCGCCGGCCGAGAGCCGCACCATGCGTGAGGGCTCGGGGCTCTCGAGCCTGCGCGAGGCGGTCGCGTCCGCGCAAAGCCCGGAGACGGCTGCCGCGCGAAGCCCGGAGACGACCGCCGCGCCGGCCGAAGCCGGCGACGCGCGGCCCGCGATCGATCCGTTCGCGCCGAGCTATTACGCAATGGCCGAACAACTCGGGCTCCCGGCGCTCCGCCTCGAGCTGCACGGCTACAGCGATGACCCGGCCAAGCGCTTCGTCTTCATCAACGGCAAACGGTACCGGGAAGGCGACACGCTTGCCGAAGGCCCGCGCATCGTCGGCATCGACGCTCGGGGCGTCGTCCTGCTCGCCGGCGGCCGCCAGCTTCGTCTCATGCAGCAGTAG
- the argG gene encoding argininosuccinate synthase — protein sequence MTDAPSRQPAAADDAIVLAFSGGLDTSFCIPWLKETYGRPVVTATVDTGGLDAGAAKALEERALALGAARHVLVDARAEFFDRVLKYLIFGNVRRGHLYPLCVGAERGVQARHLAELAKRMGAGTVAHGCTAAGNDQVRFEIILKTLAPELEVLAPVRDHAWVRADQVAYLEKRGLPVPSRGSAYSINRGLWGVTIGGTETLESRESIPESAWVLSSGAFERPREPREIEIEFERGVPVGVDGERLAPVALIERLESVGAAYAIGRGIHVGDTILGTKGRVAFEAPAADILITAHRELEKLTLTGLQMRVKDPLAQTYGDLVHEGKQLDPAARDIEALLASSQARVTGTVRCVLRPGSLFVAGAVSPHSLMAASRGKYGESAGEWTPADAVGFSRVLALPGILHTRAGG from the coding sequence ATGACGGACGCCCCGAGCCGGCAGCCGGCGGCTGCCGACGATGCGATCGTGCTCGCCTTCTCGGGCGGCCTCGATACGTCGTTCTGCATCCCGTGGCTCAAGGAGACCTACGGCCGCCCGGTCGTCACGGCGACGGTCGACACGGGCGGCCTCGACGCCGGCGCGGCGAAGGCGCTGGAGGAACGTGCGCTCGCGCTCGGTGCCGCCCGTCACGTGCTCGTCGACGCTCGCGCGGAATTCTTCGATCGCGTGCTGAAGTACCTGATCTTCGGGAACGTCCGGCGCGGCCATCTGTACCCGCTTTGCGTCGGCGCCGAGCGCGGCGTGCAGGCCCGTCACCTGGCCGAGCTCGCGAAGCGGATGGGCGCGGGCACCGTTGCGCACGGGTGCACGGCCGCCGGCAACGACCAGGTGCGTTTCGAGATCATCCTGAAAACGCTCGCGCCCGAGCTCGAGGTGCTCGCGCCGGTGCGCGATCACGCGTGGGTCCGCGCCGACCAGGTCGCGTATCTCGAGAAGCGCGGGCTGCCGGTCCCGTCGAGGGGCTCCGCGTACTCGATCAATCGCGGCTTGTGGGGCGTGACGATCGGCGGCACGGAGACGCTCGAATCGCGCGAGTCGATCCCCGAGTCCGCCTGGGTCCTGAGCAGCGGCGCGTTCGAGCGTCCGCGCGAGCCGCGCGAGATCGAGATCGAGTTCGAGCGGGGCGTGCCGGTCGGCGTCGACGGCGAGCGGCTCGCGCCGGTCGCGCTGATCGAGCGCCTCGAGTCCGTCGGCGCGGCGTATGCGATCGGGCGCGGCATCCACGTGGGCGATACGATTCTCGGCACGAAGGGCCGGGTCGCGTTCGAGGCGCCGGCCGCCGACATCCTGATCACCGCCCACCGCGAGCTCGAGAAGCTCACGCTGACCGGCCTGCAGATGCGCGTGAAGGATCCGCTCGCGCAGACGTACGGCGACCTCGTGCACGAGGGCAAGCAGCTCGATCCGGCGGCGCGCGACATCGAGGCGCTGCTCGCGTCGTCGCAAGCCCGCGTGACCGGCACGGTCCGTTGCGTGCTGCGCCCGGGGAGCCTCTTCGTCGCCGGCGCCGTCTCCCCGCATTCGCTGATGGCGGCGAGCCGCGGCAAGTACGGCGAGTCGGCCGGGGAGTGGACGCCGGCCGATGCCGTCGGCTTCTCGCGCGTCCTCGCGCTGCCGGGCATTCTGCACACACGCGCCGGAGGATGA
- a CDS encoding arginine repressor, with amino-acid sequence MPTAPAQQHERRRAIARLLEQHQISRQSELVSLLRAEGFVATQSSVSRDLRDLGAAKLKNGYSLPERATDGNGELLQSVADLVRDIRTAGPNLLVIRTAVGAAQRVAVTLDGIDWPEIVGTLSGDDTIFVATTNSTQQRRLRARLRQHLKKGPK; translated from the coding sequence ATGCCCACTGCCCCCGCTCAACAGCACGAGCGCCGCCGCGCCATTGCGCGGCTGCTCGAGCAGCACCAAATCAGCCGCCAGTCGGAGCTGGTCTCGTTGCTGCGGGCGGAAGGTTTCGTTGCGACGCAATCGAGCGTCAGCCGCGACCTGCGGGATCTCGGCGCGGCCAAGCTGAAGAACGGCTACAGCCTGCCCGAAAGGGCGACGGACGGCAACGGCGAGCTGCTGCAGAGCGTCGCGGACCTCGTCCGCGACATTCGCACGGCCGGCCCGAACCTGCTCGTGATCCGCACCGCGGTCGGCGCCGCGCAACGCGTCGCGGTCACGCTCGACGGCATCGACTGGCCCGAGATCGTCGGCACGCTGTCGGGCGACGACACGATCTTCGTCGCGACGACGAACTCCACCCAGCAGCGGCGGCTTCGCGCGCGGCTGCGCCAGCATCTGAAGAAAGGACCGAAATGA
- a CDS encoding dienelactone hydrolase family protein, with the protein MLDFIERGDGAAEPRLAVLWLHGLGADGYDFEPIVAELGLPGVRYVFPHAPVRPVTINGGLPMRAWFDIFDFRPDAPQDEAGIRESAAAVRGLVDREIARGVPSRRIVLAGFSQGGAIALHSGLREARPLGGIMALSAFLPLATSLGAEKQAANATTPILMAHGEADPVVPVEIALLGRRALEAEGFSVDWRTYPIAHAVCADEVRDIRRWLEAAAERA; encoded by the coding sequence ATGCTGGATTTCATCGAGCGCGGGGACGGCGCTGCCGAGCCTCGCCTGGCCGTCCTGTGGCTGCACGGGCTCGGAGCCGACGGCTACGACTTCGAGCCCATCGTCGCCGAGCTCGGGCTGCCGGGCGTCCGCTACGTGTTCCCGCACGCGCCGGTCCGGCCCGTCACGATCAACGGCGGCCTGCCGATGCGGGCGTGGTTCGACATCTTCGACTTTCGACCCGATGCGCCGCAGGACGAGGCCGGAATCCGCGAGAGCGCAGCCGCCGTTCGCGGCCTCGTCGATCGGGAGATCGCCCGCGGCGTGCCGAGCCGGCGCATCGTTCTCGCCGGATTCTCCCAAGGCGGCGCAATCGCGCTTCATAGCGGGCTGCGCGAAGCGCGCCCGCTCGGCGGCATCATGGCGCTCTCCGCTTTCCTGCCGCTCGCCACGTCTCTCGGGGCGGAGAAGCAGGCGGCGAACGCGACGACGCCGATCCTGATGGCGCACGGCGAAGCGGATCCCGTCGTGCCGGTCGAGATCGCGCTTCTCGGCAGGCGGGCCCTCGAAGCGGAAGGCTTCTCGGTGGATTGGCGCACCTATCCGATCGCGCACGCCGTGTGCGCGGACGAGGTCCGCGACATTCGCCGCTGGCTCGAGGCCGCGGCCGAGCGCGCCTGA